One window of the Lepidochelys kempii isolate rLepKem1 chromosome 23, rLepKem1.hap2, whole genome shotgun sequence genome contains the following:
- the SPINT2 gene encoding kunitz-type protease inhibitor 2 isoform X4: protein MGRAGLLMLMLLLLAALGPRVRGHEGSGEPAGSPAPGPPELCLLPKVVGKCRAAFPRWWYNATSQACQPFTYGGCGANLNNFLVEDDCRARCVAAGDGEDVNEIPQASHRVVQSADEESRGRVQPANNTFTYEGESFNAAPSPCLCPERCLAKAATGLCRASFPRWWFDVESKTCRQFTYGGCGGNPNNYLSEAECLARCSESCAAPRLTGPCRAAFPRWYYDPAAQACKQFVYGGCKGNKNNYLQEELCLRQCRGAAGEGGACSVGAARGPPWAAPCSEAGFRGC, encoded by the exons ATGGGGCGCGCGGGGCTGCTGAtgctgatgctgctgctgctggccgcgCTCGGCCCCAGGGTCCGGGGCCACGAGGGGTCGGGGGAGCCCGCGGGGAGCCCCGCGCCGGGGCCGCCGG AGCTCTGCCTCTTGCCCAAGGTGGTGGGCAAGTGCCGGGCCGCCTTCCCGCGGTGGTGGTACAATGCCACAAGCCAGGCGTGCCAGCCTTTCACCTACGGCGGCTGCGGGGCCAACCTCAACAACTTCCTGGTGGAGGACGACTGCCGGGCGAGGTGCGTGGCGGCCGGAG ATGGGGAGGACGTGAACGAGATTCCGCAGGCCAGCCACAGAGTTGTGCAGAGTGCAGACG aggAGTCCCGTGGGCGCGTCCAGCCGGCCAACAACACTTTCACCTACGAAG GCGAGAGCTTTAACGCTGCTCCCTCGCCCTGCCTGTGCCCAGAGCGCTGCCTTGCCAAAGCCGCCACCGGCCTGTGCCGTGCCTCCTTCCCACGCTGGTGGTTCGACGTGGAGTCCAAAACCTGCCGCCAGTTCACCTACGGGGGCTGCGGAGGGAACCCGAACAACTACCTGAGTGAGGCCGAGTGTCTGGCCAGGTGCTCAG AGTCCTGTGCTGCGCCCCGCCTGACCGGCCCCTGCCGCGCTGCCTTCCCCCGCTGGTACTACGACCCGGCTGCGCAGGCCTGCAAGCAGTTCGTCTACGGGGGCTGCAAGGGGAACAAGAACAACTACCTGCAGGAGGAGCTGTGCCTACGCCAGTGCCGTGGGGCTGCGGGTGAGGGAGGTGCCTGCTCCGTGGGGGCCGCTCGTGGCCCCCCCTGGGCGGCTCCCTGCAGCGAGGCAGGGTTTAG GGGGTGCTGA
- the SPINT2 gene encoding kunitz-type protease inhibitor 2 isoform X1, whose product MGRAGLLMLMLLLLAALGPRVRGHEGSGEPAGSPAPGPPELCLLPKVVGKCRAAFPRWWYNATSQACQPFTYGGCGANLNNFLVEDDCRARCVAAGDGEDVNEIPQASHRVVQSADEESRGRVQPANNTFTYEGESFNAAPSPCLCPERCLAKAATGLCRASFPRWWFDVESKTCRQFTYGGCGGNPNNYLSEAECLARCSESCAAPRLTGPCRAAFPRWYYDPAAQACKQFVYGGCKGNKNNYLQEELCLRQCRGAAGGAEGPEPGVHSTRAVALAVLLAILVAVLLGSVVVFFVWLCRRSQELSLSVPWSPLDDKEYLMSNAYTL is encoded by the exons ATGGGGCGCGCGGGGCTGCTGAtgctgatgctgctgctgctggccgcgCTCGGCCCCAGGGTCCGGGGCCACGAGGGGTCGGGGGAGCCCGCGGGGAGCCCCGCGCCGGGGCCGCCGG AGCTCTGCCTCTTGCCCAAGGTGGTGGGCAAGTGCCGGGCCGCCTTCCCGCGGTGGTGGTACAATGCCACAAGCCAGGCGTGCCAGCCTTTCACCTACGGCGGCTGCGGGGCCAACCTCAACAACTTCCTGGTGGAGGACGACTGCCGGGCGAGGTGCGTGGCGGCCGGAG ATGGGGAGGACGTGAACGAGATTCCGCAGGCCAGCCACAGAGTTGTGCAGAGTGCAGACG aggAGTCCCGTGGGCGCGTCCAGCCGGCCAACAACACTTTCACCTACGAAG GCGAGAGCTTTAACGCTGCTCCCTCGCCCTGCCTGTGCCCAGAGCGCTGCCTTGCCAAAGCCGCCACCGGCCTGTGCCGTGCCTCCTTCCCACGCTGGTGGTTCGACGTGGAGTCCAAAACCTGCCGCCAGTTCACCTACGGGGGCTGCGGAGGGAACCCGAACAACTACCTGAGTGAGGCCGAGTGTCTGGCCAGGTGCTCAG AGTCCTGTGCTGCGCCCCGCCTGACCGGCCCCTGCCGCGCTGCCTTCCCCCGCTGGTACTACGACCCGGCTGCGCAGGCCTGCAAGCAGTTCGTCTACGGGGGCTGCAAGGGGAACAAGAACAACTACCTGCAGGAGGAGCTGTGCCTACGCCAGTGCCGTGGGGCTGCGG GGGGTGCTGAGGGGCCGGAGCCGGGCGTTCACTCCACCAGAG cggtggccctggccgtgctgctgGCCATCCTCGTCGCTGTCCTGCTGGGCTCCGTGGTCGTCTTCTTCGTCTGGCTGTGcaggaggagccaggagctgTCCCTGAGTGTGCCCTGGAGCCCCCTGGACGACAAGGAGTACCTGATGAGCAATGCCTATACGCTGTGA
- the SPINT2 gene encoding kunitz-type protease inhibitor 2 isoform X3: protein MGRAGLLMLMLLLLAALGPRVRGHEGSGEPAGSPAPGPPELCLLPKVVGKCRAAFPRWWYNATSQACQPFTYGGCGANLNNFLVEDDCRARCVAAGDGEDVNEIPQASHRVVQSADEESRGRVQPANNTFTYEGESFNAAPSPCLCPERCLAKAATGLCRASFPRWWFDVESKTCRQFTYGGCGGNPNNYLSEAECLARCSESCAAPRLTGPCRAAFPRWYYDPAAQACKQFVYGGCKGNKNNYLQEELCLRQCRGAAAVALAVLLAILVAVLLGSVVVFFVWLCRRSQELSLSVPWSPLDDKEYLMSNAYTL, encoded by the exons ATGGGGCGCGCGGGGCTGCTGAtgctgatgctgctgctgctggccgcgCTCGGCCCCAGGGTCCGGGGCCACGAGGGGTCGGGGGAGCCCGCGGGGAGCCCCGCGCCGGGGCCGCCGG AGCTCTGCCTCTTGCCCAAGGTGGTGGGCAAGTGCCGGGCCGCCTTCCCGCGGTGGTGGTACAATGCCACAAGCCAGGCGTGCCAGCCTTTCACCTACGGCGGCTGCGGGGCCAACCTCAACAACTTCCTGGTGGAGGACGACTGCCGGGCGAGGTGCGTGGCGGCCGGAG ATGGGGAGGACGTGAACGAGATTCCGCAGGCCAGCCACAGAGTTGTGCAGAGTGCAGACG aggAGTCCCGTGGGCGCGTCCAGCCGGCCAACAACACTTTCACCTACGAAG GCGAGAGCTTTAACGCTGCTCCCTCGCCCTGCCTGTGCCCAGAGCGCTGCCTTGCCAAAGCCGCCACCGGCCTGTGCCGTGCCTCCTTCCCACGCTGGTGGTTCGACGTGGAGTCCAAAACCTGCCGCCAGTTCACCTACGGGGGCTGCGGAGGGAACCCGAACAACTACCTGAGTGAGGCCGAGTGTCTGGCCAGGTGCTCAG AGTCCTGTGCTGCGCCCCGCCTGACCGGCCCCTGCCGCGCTGCCTTCCCCCGCTGGTACTACGACCCGGCTGCGCAGGCCTGCAAGCAGTTCGTCTACGGGGGCTGCAAGGGGAACAAGAACAACTACCTGCAGGAGGAGCTGTGCCTACGCCAGTGCCGTGGGGCTGCGG cggtggccctggccgtgctgctgGCCATCCTCGTCGCTGTCCTGCTGGGCTCCGTGGTCGTCTTCTTCGTCTGGCTGTGcaggaggagccaggagctgTCCCTGAGTGTGCCCTGGAGCCCCCTGGACGACAAGGAGTACCTGATGAGCAATGCCTATACGCTGTGA
- the SPINT2 gene encoding kunitz-type protease inhibitor 2 isoform X5, which translates to MGRAGLLMLMLLLLAALGPRVRGHEGSGEPAGSPAPGPPELCLLPKVVGKCRAAFPRWWYNATSQACQPFTYGGCGANLNNFLVEDDCRARCVAAGDGEDVNEIPQASHRVVQSADEESRGRVQPANNTFTYEGESFNAAPSPCLCPERCLAKAATGLCRASFPRWWFDVESKTCRQFTYGGCGGNPNNYLSEAECLARCSGGAEGPEPGVHSTRAVALAVLLAILVAVLLGSVVVFFVWLCRRSQELSLSVPWSPLDDKEYLMSNAYTL; encoded by the exons ATGGGGCGCGCGGGGCTGCTGAtgctgatgctgctgctgctggccgcgCTCGGCCCCAGGGTCCGGGGCCACGAGGGGTCGGGGGAGCCCGCGGGGAGCCCCGCGCCGGGGCCGCCGG AGCTCTGCCTCTTGCCCAAGGTGGTGGGCAAGTGCCGGGCCGCCTTCCCGCGGTGGTGGTACAATGCCACAAGCCAGGCGTGCCAGCCTTTCACCTACGGCGGCTGCGGGGCCAACCTCAACAACTTCCTGGTGGAGGACGACTGCCGGGCGAGGTGCGTGGCGGCCGGAG ATGGGGAGGACGTGAACGAGATTCCGCAGGCCAGCCACAGAGTTGTGCAGAGTGCAGACG aggAGTCCCGTGGGCGCGTCCAGCCGGCCAACAACACTTTCACCTACGAAG GCGAGAGCTTTAACGCTGCTCCCTCGCCCTGCCTGTGCCCAGAGCGCTGCCTTGCCAAAGCCGCCACCGGCCTGTGCCGTGCCTCCTTCCCACGCTGGTGGTTCGACGTGGAGTCCAAAACCTGCCGCCAGTTCACCTACGGGGGCTGCGGAGGGAACCCGAACAACTACCTGAGTGAGGCCGAGTGTCTGGCCAGGTGCTCAG GGGGTGCTGAGGGGCCGGAGCCGGGCGTTCACTCCACCAGAG cggtggccctggccgtgctgctgGCCATCCTCGTCGCTGTCCTGCTGGGCTCCGTGGTCGTCTTCTTCGTCTGGCTGTGcaggaggagccaggagctgTCCCTGAGTGTGCCCTGGAGCCCCCTGGACGACAAGGAGTACCTGATGAGCAATGCCTATACGCTGTGA
- the SPINT2 gene encoding kunitz-type protease inhibitor 2 isoform X2, which produces MGRAGLLMLMLLLLAALGPRVRGHEGSGEPAGSPAPGPPELCLLPKVVGKCRAAFPRWWYNATSQACQPFTYGGCGANLNNFLVEDDCRARCVAAGDGEDVNEIPQASHRVVQSADEESRGRVQPANNTFTYEERCLAKAATGLCRASFPRWWFDVESKTCRQFTYGGCGGNPNNYLSEAECLARCSESCAAPRLTGPCRAAFPRWYYDPAAQACKQFVYGGCKGNKNNYLQEELCLRQCRGAAGGAEGPEPGVHSTRAVALAVLLAILVAVLLGSVVVFFVWLCRRSQELSLSVPWSPLDDKEYLMSNAYTL; this is translated from the exons ATGGGGCGCGCGGGGCTGCTGAtgctgatgctgctgctgctggccgcgCTCGGCCCCAGGGTCCGGGGCCACGAGGGGTCGGGGGAGCCCGCGGGGAGCCCCGCGCCGGGGCCGCCGG AGCTCTGCCTCTTGCCCAAGGTGGTGGGCAAGTGCCGGGCCGCCTTCCCGCGGTGGTGGTACAATGCCACAAGCCAGGCGTGCCAGCCTTTCACCTACGGCGGCTGCGGGGCCAACCTCAACAACTTCCTGGTGGAGGACGACTGCCGGGCGAGGTGCGTGGCGGCCGGAG ATGGGGAGGACGTGAACGAGATTCCGCAGGCCAGCCACAGAGTTGTGCAGAGTGCAGACG aggAGTCCCGTGGGCGCGTCCAGCCGGCCAACAACACTTTCACCTACGAAG AGCGCTGCCTTGCCAAAGCCGCCACCGGCCTGTGCCGTGCCTCCTTCCCACGCTGGTGGTTCGACGTGGAGTCCAAAACCTGCCGCCAGTTCACCTACGGGGGCTGCGGAGGGAACCCGAACAACTACCTGAGTGAGGCCGAGTGTCTGGCCAGGTGCTCAG AGTCCTGTGCTGCGCCCCGCCTGACCGGCCCCTGCCGCGCTGCCTTCCCCCGCTGGTACTACGACCCGGCTGCGCAGGCCTGCAAGCAGTTCGTCTACGGGGGCTGCAAGGGGAACAAGAACAACTACCTGCAGGAGGAGCTGTGCCTACGCCAGTGCCGTGGGGCTGCGG GGGGTGCTGAGGGGCCGGAGCCGGGCGTTCACTCCACCAGAG cggtggccctggccgtgctgctgGCCATCCTCGTCGCTGTCCTGCTGGGCTCCGTGGTCGTCTTCTTCGTCTGGCTGTGcaggaggagccaggagctgTCCCTGAGTGTGCCCTGGAGCCCCCTGGACGACAAGGAGTACCTGATGAGCAATGCCTATACGCTGTGA
- the C23H19orf33 gene encoding immortalization up-regulated protein, giving the protein MDCNRAAAVDPDLKKHEEGKKVGHPTKHKDEHGSSSDSSSSSSESSGEHHGKPHCPGNEHKKKKKEKKLNKEKKPQKEKSKEKKSH; this is encoded by the exons ATGGACTGTAACCGGGCAGCAG CTGTTGACCCGGACCTCAAGAAACATGAGGAAGGGAAGAAAGTGGGGCACCCCACCAAACACAAG GACGAGCACGGATCCTCCTCcgactccagcagcagctccagtgAGAGCAGCGGGGAGCACCATGGCAAG ccccactgcccaggcaacgagcacaagaagaagaagaaggagaagaagctgAACAAGGAGAAGAAGCCGCAGAAGGAGAAGTCCAAGGAAAAGAAGAGCCACTGA